The following is a genomic window from Candidatus Rokuibacteriota bacterium.
GCCGCCCCGCGCGCGCCCGCCGAGCGCGCCCACCACGCGCCGGCGCACGCGCCTGCGCGCGGTCGCCCGACGGAAGAGCCCCACACGGCGCCCCACGACGAGATCATTCTCCTCATCCGCGAGCTGCTGCACCGCTCCCATGGCCGCCCCGTGCTCATCGACACCCTGGCGCGGGAGCTCAAGGAACGGGGCTTCGCGCGGACGCCCGGCTCCCCGCGCCTGATCACCCGCCTGCGTCGCCTCAGGGAGCTGTCGGTGAGCCCGACGGGCATGATCGCGATGGCGGATGGGGCCGGCCCCGGGGCCAGCGCCGCCGAGCCGCCTCCCCGGCCCTCCCCGCCGGTGCCGGCGACGGAGCGGGACGATACGGTTCCCGATGAGGTGCAGATGACGCTGGTCGAGCAGCCGCCGTCCAGCGGCGACACGCCCGAGCCTCCACGCCCGCGGCGCCGTCGCCGTGGCGGGCGCCAGCGGCGCCGAGGCGCCTCGGCACGGAGCACAGCCTGACCGCTTGCCCGGCAGCCGGCCCTCTCCGTCCCGGGCTGTCGCGGCCTCTCGTCCCGTGCGCGCGGTTGCGGCGCTGGAGCCAGAGGGCCGCCGCGGAGGCTGGCCTTCCGCTTGACCGGAACGGGACACGAGGGCACTCTATGTGCACCGAGTCCACCCCGCTGCATTCCTCAGGGAGGCATCTCGACTCATGAACCACTGGCCGCCTGGAGAGTGGCCCGCGCCCGGGTCCGAGTTCCTCGAGAGCACGTACTACCTCGACTGGGCGACCCCCGAGGTGGGCGCCTTCGCCGGGCGCGCCGTGACGGGCGAGACGAGCGCCATCGGGCGCGCCGTCCGGCTCTTCTATGCCGTGCGCGACGGCTGGCGCTACGACCCCTTCGCCATCCGGCTCGACCCGCGACGGTACGTTGCCAGCAACGTCCTGAAGGCGCGAGGGGTGTTCTGCATTCCGAAGGCCGTGCTCCTGACCGCGGCGGCACGGGCGGCGGGAATCCCGGCGGGGATCGGCCTGTCGGATGTGGTCAACCACCTGACCACCGAGAAGCTCAAGGCCAGGATGGGCGGCAAGACGGCGTTCATCCATCACGGCTATGCGGTGTTCTGGCTGGACGGGCGGTGGGTCAAGGCCGCCCCCGCCTTCAACATCGAGCTCTGCCAGCGCTTCGGCGTACGGCCCACCGAGTTCGACGGCCGCTCGGACGCCATCTTCCAGGAGTTCGATGTCGCCCAGCGGCGCCACATGGAATACACCTGCGACCACGGCCTGTGGTCGGACTTCCCCTACGAGCGCGTCGAGCGGGATTTCCGCGCCTTCTACCCCGCCGAGCTCTTCGCCGACGCGCCCGGCGAGCGCTTCGAGGACGGGGGTCAGGTCTTGCAATCCAACATCGTGTCGTAATGCAAGACCTGACCCCGCTTATATGCGCAGGACGACCTTCCCGAACTGCGCCGCCTCCTCCAGGTGACGGTGGGCGGCCGCAGCCTCCTCCACCGGGAAGACCCGATCCACCGCCGGGCGTAGCCCGCCGCGGTCGTACAGCGCCAGCATGGCCTCGAACTCCCGCGGGCTGCCCATGGTGGTGCCGAGCACGGTGACCTGCTTCCAGAACACGCTCCGCAGGGCGAGCTCCTTGACCGGGCCCGTCGTGGCGCCGTAGCTGGCGATGCGCCCCCCGGGCCGGAGGATATCGACGGCCCGCGCGAAGGTGTCGCCCCCCACGCTGTCAATGACCACGTCAGGCCCCTGGTCCCCGCAGAGCGCCACGATCTCGCGCCCCCAGTCCCGGGTCCGGTAATTGGCCCCGCCCGCGGCGCCCAGCGCGCGGGCCCGGGCGAGCTTCGCGTCGCTGCCCGAGGTCACGAGCACGCGGGCGCCGCGATGCGCGGCGATCTGCAGCGCGAAGGTCGAGACGCCTCCGCCGATGCCAGTCACGAGCACCGTCTCGCCGGCCCGCACCCCGGCCCGGCTGACGACGGCGCGGTAGGCCGTCAACCCGGCCAGGGGGATGCAGGCGGCTTCATCGAACGAGAGGCTCGCCGGTTTCGCGTGCACGTTGACTGCCGGGACCCGGACGAGCTGCGCGTAGGTCCCATCGTCCGGAAAGCCCAGGATCCGGAACGCCGGCCCCTGCACGGCCTCGGCCTCCCCCCAGCCAAGGCTGGGGTTGATGACCACGGCGCGCCCGACGAGCGTGGGATCGACGCCGGCCCCTGCGGCCACGACCTCCCCGGCACCATCCGAGCCGAGAATGACCGGCTTCGAGAAGCCGCCCGCATAGGCGCCGCTGCCGCTGCGGATCCAGACGTCCCGGTGGTTCAGGGCTGCGGCTCTCAGGCGCACTACCACCTCGCCCGCGGCCGGCTCGGGATCCGCGATCTCCTCCACCCGCAGAAGCTCGGCTGGCCCCGGCCCCCGCAGCACGATTGCTCGCATGGCCTGTCCTCCTCGCGTCGCTGTTCGGTGTGCCCCTCAGCTACCTGCGCGTCCCCTGCCCAGGCGACAGGGTAATCCTCGGCGGGGATCTGAGATCGCCCTTGACCGCGGCCTGGTATCGCGGTACTAGTGCATCCGCCAGGAGCCATGATACCGGACCAGCTCGTGGAGTTCCTGCACGGCCCGTCGTTCCTGCAGGTCGGCACGCGCGACGTCGGCCTCCGCCCCCTCCACACCTTCGCCGTGGGCGCGGTCGTCCACGACGACCGCCAAACGGTGACGGTCTTCGTCCCGGCAGCCCGGGCCGAGCGAGCGCTGGCCAACCTCCGGCACAACGGCCGCGTCGCGCTGGAGGTAGGTCAGATGAGCCACGAGGCCTATCAGCTGAAAGGGACGTACCTGTCCTCGCGGCCCACCACCGACGAGGACATCGCTCGGCAAGAGACTTTCCGTGCCAGGTTCTTCGAGTCGGTGCGTCAGGGCTACCCGGAGGAAATCGCGAGGCCCCTCTCGCTCGGCTTCGCGTACCGACCGGGCGTCGCCATCACCTTCCGGGTGGAAGAGATCTTCCGCCAGACTCCCGGGCCCGGGGCCGGGGAGAAGCTCGCCTGAGCCGGGCCGCCACGATGGGGCTCCTGCCCGAGGAGATCAAGTCCGCGATGCAGGGTGTGATCCCCTCCCACGTCGTGACCTGCGCGGGCGACGGTACGCCCAACGCCACGGCGATCTCCCAGGTCTACTACGTGGATGCCGACCACGTGGCGCTCTCCCACCAGTTCTTCAAGGGGCTCAGCAAGCCCATCCCGGCCTTCAACGTCGTGCGGCTCAAGGGTCGGGCCTGACCCGGCCGTCGGAGCGGGGCCGGGGCGCCGGGTCGCCGGCGGATGGGGCACGGGCCCCCGGGATCACCTGAAGCGGCATCGCGACATCACAGGCATCGGCCCAAGACCTCCGCGGGGGTGCCGGAGGCCGTCGCGGCGCGCTGAACGGCCCACATGGCGGCGGGGCAGGCGCGATCGGCGTCAGGCGACGAGATGCGCGAGGAAGCCCGCCAGTGTCGGTGCCCACCTGGCCCAGTCGGCGCCGCTGGCCAGGTGGCCGAAGTCACTGTCGATCTCGAAGTATGTCGCGTCCACGCCGGCGGCCCCGAGCTTCGCCATGACGTCCGGCGCCAGCGATGGCGGGAAGAGAGCGTCCGTGCGCGACAGCACGTAGAGCACGCGCGCGCGGATCTTCGCGAAGTCGCGCTCCGCGTCGAAGCGGACCATGGCCTTCCGCAGCGTCACCAGCGAGTTGGGGTCGAACTGGCGCGCCCACTGCGCCGCCATCTCGCGCATGCGAGCGCCGCGGGCGCCAGGGTCCGGGATGGTCGCGGCGAGAATCTCGTTCATGCCGTAGCGCTTCAGCGTGTCCAGCCGGAGCGTGGTCCGTGCCCAGGATGCCGCCGCGATCGTAGTGCCAGCCGTCGCTCCAGCTCGGGTCGGTCGAGAGCCGGGCGCGGAGCGCCGTCACGCTCGCCTCGCCGCCGAACCCCTTCGGAGCCGTCACCACGGCCCCGATGCCATCCATGAAGTCGGGGTACGACACCGCCCACTGGAACGCCTGGAAGCCACCAAACGAGGGGCCGGCCACCGCCCCCAGGCGCCTTACGCCGAGGCTGTCGAGCATGAGCCGCTGGGCGTGCACGATGTCGCCGAGGGTGATGTCCGGGAAGTCGGGGCCGTACGGCTTGCCCGTCGCCGGGTTGACGGTGGATGGGCCGGTGGAGCCGTAGGAGGAGCCCAGCATGTTCGAGGCCACCACGAACCAATGGTCGGAGTCGATCGTCTTGCCGGGACCAATGAGGCCGTCCCACCAGCCGCCGAGCGGGTCGGTGGGCGTGGGCGGACCTGCCGCGTGAGCGCTCGACGTGTAGCCGTGGGTGGCGAGAATGGCGTTGCGGCCGTCCGGGGCGAGGCGGCCGTAGGTCTCGTAGGCGAGAGTCATCTCGGGGAGAATCCCGCCGCTCTCCAGCGTGAAGTCGGTCACGGTGAACCGCTGGTCCACGACGGCGCGCAACGGGCTGGGCGCTGCTGGTGCGGTCGGTGAGCTCATGGGCGAGCCTCCTCAGGCGGCATCGGCGGTGGAGATGCGGGTTCGTGCGACCAGGTCGGGACAGCGTGCGGGCGTGACCGGGGTGGCCCGGCGGGCCGCGCGCGAGGCGACGGCCCGCGGGGTGGGGCGCGGCGACGGTCTTGCTACGCGCTGGCCTCGAACACGCGACGCACGCCGGTCAGTTGCCGACGCAGGATCTCCGGCGTTGTCCGCTGGCCGTCGCGCTTGCGCTTCGCGCTCCAGCCGTGCGGGCAGACGTAGACGCACACGCCGCACACGCTGGCGCCATAGGCCTTGGCCCGCTGGCCCAGGTAGGCGCGGCACTCGCCGCGGCGGAAGCGCACGTCGACGGCCTCGGCCGGGTTGAAGGGGACCCCGGTGAACGCCTGGGCCGGGCACAGGTCGACGCACAGCGTGCAGTCCTTGCAGGCGTCTCCCGAGGTCCGCGCCCCATTGGTGCTCGTCAGCGGCGCGTCGGTCAGCACCGTCACCCAGCGGACGCGCGGCCCGTGTTCCCGGGTGATGAGCAGGCAGTTCCTCCCGATCCAGCCGTTGCCCGACAGATGGGCGGCAAGCTTGTGGGAGATGAGACCGGTCATCCGCTCGTCGTCGTACGGTCGGCCGGCCGGCGCCGGGAGCGCCCGGTAGCCGGCGCGCTCGATCGCAAAGGCCAGGGTCGTGGCCGTGCGGTCGAGCATCTCGGACACGACGGTGTAGATGTGGTGGAAGTAGGTGCGTGCGATGTCGCGGCTCACGTGCTGATAGAGCTGGTCGACGACGGCATCGGACAGGGCGATGCCCACCGACAGGCCGAAGCGGTAGTCGCCGAGGAAGTCGCCCCCCTGGGCCGTCACGAAGTCCCTCACCGGCGCCAGGTCGGCGACCCCGACGTAGGTGGCCCCGAGGGCCACCGCTTGGTCGCGGAGTGTCGTCTGCAGCGCCCCATCGAGACCGGCCATGGCGTCCTCCCCAATCACAGGATGTCGGAGTGGCTGGGGTCAGGTCTTGCAATCCAACATCTGTCGTAATGCAAGACCTGACCCCGCTAGTCGAGGTCGCCGCTAGTCGAGGTCGAGCCAGTCGAACCACACCGGGTGGTTCGCCTTGTACCAGTCGAGCACCGTCCGGATGAGGGCCTGCTTCTCGCGCGGCATCACCTTCTCGTCGACCCGATCGAGACGCACGCGTATCCGGTCCCCAACGTGCTCGAGCGCCTGCGGGAGCATCGTCTGCAGCTCGTTGCGGATCCGCCCCGAGTCGGAGATCTTGACCGGCCGTGTCGTGTGGTCGACACCCGACAGGAAGCGCACGAGCAGCGGGCTGAAGACATGCCGCATGATGTCCAGCGGCTCCATCAGGCGGAAGGTGAAGGTGATCCGGCTCGAGGCCATGCGCGTGGCGAGCCGCGTCGTCACCCGGTAGACACCGTCGGCCACCTCGGTGACGCCCGGCGCGCCCGTATACGGGTCGTCGCACATGTAGCCCACGCTGGCGAGTACGTGCCAGTCCTTTCCAGGCAGGAAGTCGTCCGCCCGCAGCACGCGCTTGCCCAGCGGCATGTTGGAGCGATCGGCCTGGCGGATGGCCTCGGCGTAGGCCTGGATCGTGCTCGCGTCCACCTCGCGCCCCCCAAAGAATTCTCCGAGACGCTGCCCGAAGTCGGTTGCCGAGGGATCGAGCTGCATCAGCCGGCCCTCCGCCTCGCAGGGCAGATCGAAGCTGGGCGAGAAGACGGTCATCGTCGAGTCGACGTCCAGCACGTCGCACAGGCTCGCCGCCTGCATCGCCTCGGCGGTGGCGGCGTAGCCGTCGCAGAGGAAGACGTGGGTAGCCCCTGCACGGTCCTGCCAGCTGCCCACCAGGAAGGTGGGGGCGTAGGTACCCG
Proteins encoded in this region:
- a CDS encoding transglutaminase family protein translates to MNHWPPGEWPAPGSEFLESTYYLDWATPEVGAFAGRAVTGETSAIGRAVRLFYAVRDGWRYDPFAIRLDPRRYVASNVLKARGVFCIPKAVLLTAAARAAGIPAGIGLSDVVNHLTTEKLKARMGGKTAFIHHGYAVFWLDGRWVKAAPAFNIELCQRFGVRPTEFDGRSDAIFQEFDVAQRRHMEYTCDHGLWSDFPYERVERDFRAFYPAELFADAPGERFEDGGQVLQSNIVS
- a CDS encoding zinc-binding dehydrogenase, with the protein product MRAIVLRGPGPAELLRVEEIADPEPAAGEVVVRLRAAALNHRDVWIRSGSGAYAGGFSKPVILGSDGAGEVVAAGAGVDPTLVGRAVVINPSLGWGEAEAVQGPAFRILGFPDDGTYAQLVRVPAVNVHAKPASLSFDEAACIPLAGLTAYRAVVSRAGVRAGETVLVTGIGGGVSTFALQIAAHRGARVLVTSGSDAKLARARALGAAGGANYRTRDWGREIVALCGDQGPDVVIDSVGGDTFARAVDILRPGGRIASYGATTGPVKELALRSVFWKQVTVLGTTMGSPREFEAMLALYDRGGLRPAVDRVFPVEEAAAAHRHLEEAAQFGKVVLRI
- a CDS encoding pyridoxamine 5'-phosphate oxidase family protein codes for the protein MIPDQLVEFLHGPSFLQVGTRDVGLRPLHTFAVGAVVHDDRQTVTVFVPAARAERALANLRHNGRVALEVGQMSHEAYQLKGTYLSSRPTTDEDIARQETFRARFFESVRQGYPEEIARPLSLGFAYRPGVAITFRVEEIFRQTPGPGAGEKLA
- a CDS encoding alpha/beta fold hydrolase; translation: MDQRFTVTDFTLESGGILPEMTLAYETYGRLAPDGRNAILATHGYTSSAHAAGPPTPTDPLGGWWDGLIGPGKTIDSDHWFVVASNMLGSSYGSTGPSTVNPATGKPYGPDFPDITLGDIVHAQRLMLDSLGVRRLGAVAGPSFGGFQAFQWAVSYPDFMDGIGAVVTAPKGFGGEASVTALRARLSTDPSWSDGWHYDRGGILGTDHAPAGHAEALRHERDSRRDHPGPWRPRRSHARDGGAVGAPVRPQLAGDAAEGHGPLRRGARLREDPRARALRAVAHGRSLPAIAGAGRHGEARGRRRGRDILRDRQ
- a CDS encoding epoxyqueuosine reductase yields the protein MAGLDGALQTTLRDQAVALGATYVGVADLAPVRDFVTAQGGDFLGDYRFGLSVGIALSDAVVDQLYQHVSRDIARTYFHHIYTVVSEMLDRTATTLAFAIERAGYRALPAPAGRPYDDERMTGLISHKLAAHLSGNGWIGRNCLLITREHGPRVRWVTVLTDAPLTSTNGARTSGDACKDCTLCVDLCPAQAFTGVPFNPAEAVDVRFRRGECRAYLGQRAKAYGASVCGVCVYVCPHGWSAKRKRDGQRTTPEILRRQLTGVRRVFEASA